The Arachis hypogaea cultivar Tifrunner chromosome 14, arahy.Tifrunner.gnm2.J5K5, whole genome shotgun sequence genome has a segment encoding these proteins:
- the LOC112742375 gene encoding uncharacterized protein: MSRLLILPKHFASINNPWPWLSLRLFSTRSSSSRPKGNSFTVSYLVGNCGFSPERAVSVSKRFSFKTSERPDTVIAFFRNIGLSQTTLFRVLQSMPQLLVASPERSLQPKIDFFKSKGFSTSDICKTIVNNPLILIRSVQVQIAPAFDFFDDMFPSRDKLIKAVMRNSSILYDFKIYVEPNIKLLREAGVPISHVIRLIEYCPRQLKANPKRFKEVLQEIKEMKFDPFKFQFVVAIYVNVTVGKSSLARRKGIYRKWGWTDGNIFAAFRNHPWCLVISDDKIEAMMDYLVNGLGYSASSISSNPWVLSMSLKRRIIPRGSVILVLQSKGLGRKLGLGTIFRCNEKIFLDKFIFRHEKEADDLLKLYQANLGKEQVHKRKECND; the protein is encoded by the coding sequence ATGTCTCGACTTCTCATTCTACCCAAACACTTTGCTTCCATCAACAATCCATGGCCATGGCTTTCTTTGAGACTCTTCTCAAcccgttcttcttcttcaagaccCAAAGGCAACTCTTTCACTGTCTCATACCTCGTTGGAAATTGCGGGTTCTCACCAGAACGTGCAGTTTCCGTTTCCAAACGCTTTAGCTTCAAAACAAGCGAAAGGCCAGACACAGTGATTGCGTTCTTCAGGAACATTGGTTTATCCCAAACGACACTGTTCAGAGTCCTCCAGTCCATGCCACAGTTACTCGTAGCCAGTCCCGAGAGATCTTTGCAGCcaaaaatcgatttttttaaGTCCAAAGGGTTTTCTACCTCTGATATATGCAAGACCATTGTTAATAACCCTTTGATCCTCATCCGAAGCGTGCAGGTTCAGATAGCTCCCGCGTTTGATTTCTTCGATGACATGTTTCCGTCTAGGGACAAGCTCATCAAAGCTGTTATGCGTAATTCCAGTATTCTCTATGACTTTAAAATATATGTAGAACCTAATATAAAGCTGCTTAGAGAAGCAGGAGTTCCTATTTCACATGTTATTAGGTTAATAGAATACTGCCCTCGCCAATTGAAGGCAAACCCTAAGAGGTTTAAGGAGGTATTGcaggaaattaaggagatgaaGTTTGATCCCTTCAAGTTTCAATTTGTTGTGGCTATTTATGTGAATGTAACCGTAGGAAAATCCTCATTGGCAAGAAGGAAAGGTATTTATAGAAAGTGGGGTTGGACCGATGGCAATATTTTTGCAGCATTTAGAAACCATCCGTGGTGTCTTGTCATCTCGGATGACAAGATTGAAGCAATGATGGATTATCTGGTGAATGGATTGGGTTATTCAGCTTCTTCTATATCTAGTAATCCCTGGGTGTTGTCCATGAGTTTGAAAAGGCGGATTATTCCGAGGGGTTCTGTTATTCTAGTTTTGCAGTCTAAGGGTCTGGGCAGGAAGCTGGGCTTGGGTACAATATTTAGGTGCAATGAAAAGATCTTCTTGGATAAGTTTATCTTCCGCCATGAGAAAGAAGCTGACGATCTATTGAAGTTGTATCAAGCTAATTTAGGAAAAGAGCAAGTCCATaagagaaaagaatgtaatgATTAA